A genomic window from Priestia filamentosa includes:
- a CDS encoding PIN/TRAM domain-containing protein: MLKRIIQIFFLVTGGTLGFVFADNITSLLGLEGVTFLQNSYVLAVLGAIIFYAVTFWAVDYVVNFIKRVEESVVKAPATDVLFGSLGLIFGLILAYLAGIPLGKIQLQMVGTVLPIFLTVLLGYLGFQVGFKKRDELVNLFSIPSRMGKKKQVEEETTTQEKTFKILDTSVIIDGRIADICQTGFLEGIVVIPQFVLEELQHIADSSDVLKRNRGRRGLDILNRIQKELAIKVEIYEGDFEDIQEVDSKLVKLAKLTSGVVVTNDFNLNKVCELQGVSVLNINDLANAVKPVVLPGEEMHVLVIKDGKEQNQGIAYLDDGTMIVVEEGRNYIGKSIDVLVTSVLQTSAGRMIFAKPKLLEKAL, translated from the coding sequence ATGCTAAAACGTATAATTCAAATCTTCTTTCTTGTCACAGGTGGAACGCTTGGATTTGTTTTTGCAGATAACATAACAAGCTTGTTAGGACTTGAAGGAGTTACGTTTTTACAAAACTCATACGTTCTTGCTGTATTGGGAGCTATCATTTTTTATGCTGTAACTTTTTGGGCTGTCGATTATGTTGTTAATTTTATTAAAAGGGTTGAGGAATCTGTAGTCAAAGCTCCTGCAACAGATGTTTTATTTGGTAGTTTAGGACTTATTTTTGGACTCATTCTCGCATATTTAGCGGGCATTCCTTTAGGCAAGATTCAATTGCAAATGGTCGGTACTGTATTACCTATTTTCCTCACTGTTCTTCTTGGCTACCTAGGTTTCCAAGTTGGCTTTAAGAAACGAGATGAGCTTGTTAATTTGTTTTCAATTCCATCTCGCATGGGAAAGAAAAAGCAAGTGGAAGAGGAAACAACTACACAAGAAAAAACGTTCAAGATTTTAGATACAAGTGTTATTATAGATGGGCGTATTGCTGACATTTGTCAAACAGGTTTTCTAGAGGGAATTGTTGTTATTCCACAGTTTGTTTTAGAAGAGCTCCAGCATATTGCTGATTCATCAGATGTATTAAAGAGAAACAGAGGACGTCGTGGGTTAGATATTTTAAATCGCATTCAAAAGGAGCTTGCGATTAAGGTTGAAATCTATGAGGGCGATTTTGAAGATATTCAAGAAGTAGATAGCAAGCTTGTAAAATTAGCAAAGCTAACTTCTGGGGTTGTTGTGACAAATGATTTTAACTTAAATAAAGTATGTGAACTTCAAGGAGTTAGCGTGCTTAATATTAATGATTTAGCAAATGCCGTTAAGCCTGTTGTTCTTCCTGGTGAAGAAATGCATGTTCTAGTGATTAAGGACGGAAAAGAACAGAATCAAGGTATTGCATATTTAGATGATGGTACAATGATTGTTGTAGAAGAAGGGCGCAACTATATCGGAAAGAGTATTGATGTTCTTGTAACAAGTGTTCTTCAAACTTCTGCAGGTCGCATGATTTTTGCGAAACCCAAGCTATTAGAGAAGGCTTTATGA
- the ispD gene encoding 2-C-methyl-D-erythritol 4-phosphate cytidylyltransferase: protein MKYDVVIPAAGQGKRMKKGVNKQFINLQDHPVIVHTLQVFEQDPWCRKVIIVVNEKEVDLFKELIEVNNIRKVSEIVKGGSERQHSVYNGLKILTDEDGIVLVHDGARPFIEQEHVHRLVEEASESKAAVLAVPVKDTMKRVRNGKVIDTVERSSLWAIQTPQAFVLSLIQYAHEKAQEKNYLGTDDASLVEAVGEDVTIVEGSYNNIKLTTPEDLIYAEAILQAQKIKERKLT from the coding sequence ATGAAGTACGACGTAGTTATTCCCGCGGCGGGACAAGGAAAAAGGATGAAAAAAGGGGTAAATAAACAATTTATTAACCTACAAGACCATCCGGTAATTGTGCATACACTGCAAGTTTTTGAACAAGACCCATGGTGTAGAAAAGTCATCATCGTCGTTAACGAAAAAGAAGTAGATCTTTTCAAAGAACTTATTGAAGTGAACAATATTCGCAAAGTATCAGAAATTGTTAAGGGTGGAAGTGAACGACAGCATAGTGTTTACAACGGACTAAAAATCTTAACAGACGAAGATGGAATTGTTCTTGTTCATGACGGAGCTCGTCCTTTCATTGAGCAAGAGCATGTCCATCGTCTTGTAGAAGAGGCAAGTGAGAGTAAAGCAGCTGTCTTAGCAGTCCCTGTTAAAGATACTATGAAGCGAGTGAGAAATGGCAAAGTCATTGATACAGTAGAGCGCTCAAGCTTGTGGGCTATTCAAACACCACAAGCTTTTGTTTTGTCATTAATTCAATATGCACATGAAAAAGCTCAAGAAAAGAACTACTTAGGTACTGATGATGCTAGTCTCGTAGAAGCCGTAGGAGAAGATGTAACAATTGTTGAAGGAAGTTATAACAATATCAAGTTAACAACTCCTGAAGATTTAATTTATGCAGAAGCTATTTTACAAGCACAGAAGATAAAGGAGAGAAAGCTAACATGA
- the ispF gene encoding 2-C-methyl-D-erythritol 2,4-cyclodiphosphate synthase translates to MNIRIGQGFDVHKFAEDRPLIIGGVNIPHDKGLIGHSDADVLLHAISDAILGAVGEGDIGKHFPDTDEAFKDADSAKLLQHVWGIAEEKGYTLGNLDCTIIAQKPKMAPYIEEIRARIAELLKATKDQINVKATTTEKLGFTGREEGIASQAAVLLQGK, encoded by the coding sequence ATGAATATAAGAATTGGACAAGGATTTGACGTTCATAAATTTGCAGAAGATCGTCCTCTGATTATAGGTGGAGTAAATATTCCACACGATAAAGGCCTTATTGGGCATTCAGATGCAGATGTATTGCTTCATGCAATCTCAGATGCAATTTTAGGGGCAGTTGGAGAAGGAGATATCGGTAAGCATTTTCCTGATACGGATGAAGCATTTAAGGATGCTGATTCAGCTAAATTACTTCAGCATGTTTGGGGAATTGCAGAAGAAAAGGGTTATACATTAGGAAACTTAGATTGTACAATTATTGCTCAGAAACCAAAAATGGCTCCATATATTGAAGAGATTAGAGCACGCATTGCTGAACTATTAAAAGCAACAAAAGATCAAATCAATGTAAAAGCTACAACAACAGAAAAATTAGGGTTTACAGGACGTGAGGAAGGTATTGCTTCACAGGCAGCAGTTCTTTTACAAGGGAAATAA
- the gltX gene encoding glutamate--tRNA ligase codes for MSNEVRVRYAPSPTGHLHIGNARTALFNYLFARGHNGKFIIRIEDTDQKRNIEGGEESQLQYLKWLGIEWDESIDVGGEYGPYRQSERNDIYAKYTKQLMENEQAYYCYCTEEELEAEREAQIAEGKPPRYSNKCRHLTSEDRAALEAEGRKPSIRFKVPEGRVFKFDDMVKGEVAFESDGIGDFVIVKKDGIPTYNYAVAIDDHLMKMSHVLRGDDHISNTPKQLMIYDAFGWEAPKFGHMTLIVNESRRKLSKRDESIIQFIEQYKDLGYLPEALFNFITLLGWSPEGEEELFTKEQFIEIFDPSRLSKSPALFDMKKLKWMNNQYIKELSTDEVVDLALPHLVKAGKVKEEMSDQEKQWVYDVIALYKDQLSFGAEIIELTDLFFRTSIEYDEEAQEVLNEEQVPEVMQAFAQEINSLEDFEPASIKSSIKAVQKATGHKGKKLFMPIRVATTGQTHGPELPQAIALLGKETVLARLEGAVK; via the coding sequence ATGTCAAACGAAGTTCGCGTACGTTATGCACCTAGTCCAACAGGTCATTTACATATCGGAAACGCCAGAACAGCGCTTTTTAACTATTTATTTGCAAGAGGACACAACGGTAAATTTATTATCCGTATTGAAGATACTGACCAAAAACGTAACATTGAAGGTGGAGAAGAAAGCCAACTTCAATATTTGAAATGGTTAGGTATTGAGTGGGACGAAAGCATTGACGTTGGTGGCGAATACGGTCCATACCGTCAGTCAGAGCGCAATGACATTTATGCAAAATATACAAAACAGCTTATGGAGAACGAGCAAGCTTACTATTGCTACTGTACGGAAGAAGAGCTAGAAGCAGAACGCGAAGCTCAAATTGCGGAAGGCAAGCCACCTCGTTATTCTAATAAATGTCGTCATCTTACATCAGAAGATCGTGCAGCGCTAGAGGCAGAAGGACGTAAACCAAGCATTCGTTTCAAAGTGCCAGAAGGGCGCGTATTCAAATTTGATGACATGGTAAAAGGCGAAGTTGCATTTGAATCAGATGGTATTGGTGACTTTGTTATCGTGAAAAAAGATGGTATTCCAACATATAACTATGCGGTTGCTATTGATGATCATCTTATGAAAATGTCTCATGTTCTTCGTGGTGATGATCATATTTCAAATACACCAAAGCAACTTATGATTTATGATGCATTTGGATGGGAAGCACCAAAATTTGGTCATATGACGCTTATTGTTAATGAAAGCCGTCGTAAACTGAGTAAGCGTGATGAGTCTATTATTCAATTTATTGAACAATACAAAGACCTTGGTTATCTTCCTGAAGCATTATTTAACTTTATTACTCTACTTGGTTGGTCACCGGAAGGAGAAGAAGAGCTATTCACAAAAGAACAGTTCATTGAAATCTTTGACCCAAGTCGTTTATCGAAATCACCGGCTCTTTTCGATATGAAAAAGCTAAAATGGATGAACAATCAATACATTAAAGAACTTTCAACAGATGAAGTTGTTGATCTTGCTTTACCACACCTTGTTAAAGCAGGTAAAGTAAAAGAAGAGATGAGTGATCAAGAAAAGCAATGGGTATATGATGTAATTGCTCTTTACAAAGACCAACTAAGCTTTGGAGCGGAAATTATTGAGCTTACAGATTTGTTCTTTAGAACATCTATTGAGTATGATGAAGAAGCACAAGAAGTGCTAAATGAAGAACAAGTACCAGAAGTAATGCAGGCCTTTGCCCAGGAAATTAACAGCCTTGAAGACTTTGAACCAGCAAGTATTAAAAGTTCGATTAAAGCTGTTCAAAAAGCAACAGGACATAAAGGCAAAAAGCTATTCATGCCAATCCGTGTTGCAACAACTGGTCAAACTCATGGACCAGAACTTCCACAGGCAATTGCACTTTTAGGAAAAGAAACAGTACTTGCTCGTTTAGAAGGAGCAGTAAAATAA
- the cysE gene encoding serine O-acetyltransferase, with product MLKLLKEDIDVVFEQDPAARSYIEVILTYSGLHAIWAHRVAHAFHRRRWFFLARIIAQISRFFTGVEIHPGARIGHRFFIDHGMGVVIGETCEIGDNVTVYQGVTLGGTGKEKGKRHPTIKDNVLIATGAKVLGSIVIEENSKVGAGSVVLKDVPSNSTVVGIPGRAVIQDGIKVNKDLNHSDLPNPVADRFKELEEEIKRLQQEVKELKEEGKKKHDNQVI from the coding sequence GTGTTAAAGCTACTGAAAGAAGATATTGACGTTGTTTTTGAGCAAGATCCTGCAGCAAGAAGTTATATTGAAGTGATTTTAACGTATTCAGGTTTACATGCTATATGGGCACATCGCGTTGCCCATGCTTTTCATCGACGCAGATGGTTCTTTTTAGCTCGCATAATTGCTCAAATTAGCCGTTTCTTCACAGGAGTTGAAATTCATCCTGGCGCGCGGATTGGTCATCGTTTCTTTATTGACCATGGTATGGGAGTTGTTATTGGAGAAACGTGTGAAATAGGGGATAATGTGACAGTTTACCAAGGCGTTACTCTCGGAGGAACAGGGAAAGAAAAAGGCAAGCGTCACCCAACAATTAAAGATAATGTATTAATTGCAACAGGAGCAAAAGTGCTTGGTTCTATCGTTATTGAAGAAAATTCAAAGGTAGGAGCGGGTTCTGTTGTTCTAAAAGATGTTCCAAGTAACTCTACTGTTGTAGGTATTCCAGGAAGAGCGGTTATTCAAGATGGCATAAAAGTTAATAAAGATTTAAATCACTCTGATTTACCAAACCCAGTAGCAGATCGTTTTAAAGAGTTAGAAGAAGAAATTAAAAGACTTCAACAGGAAGTTAAAGAGCTAAAAGAAGAAGGGAAGAAAAAACATGACAATCAAGTTATATAA
- the cysS gene encoding cysteine--tRNA ligase, with protein sequence MTIKLYNTLTRQKEIFTPLEENKVKMYVCGPTVYNYIHIGNARPAIVFDTVRRYLEYRGYDVQYVSNFTDVDDKLIKAANELGEEVPTIAERFIKAYFEDTEALGCKKADVHPRVTENMDTIIEFIEMLIDKGFAYEAGGDVYYKTRKFDGYGKLSHQSIDELRSGARIGVGEKKDDPLDFTLWKEAKDGEISWDSPWGKGRPGWHIECSAMARKYLGDTIDIHAGGQDLSFPHHENEIAQSEAATGKEFAKYWLHNGYINIDNEKMSKSLGNFVLVHDILKEIEPSLLRFFMLTVQYRHPINYNQELLEDTKRGLERIQTAYENVQHRLEHSTNLATQDEKWEDKIAELHQSFVTEMDDDFNTANAISVLFELSKQANLYLAEENTSVAVLEAFIKEFETITGVLGVELAGKDEELLDEEIEQLLEERIQARKDRNFQRADEIRDELKSRNIILEDTSQGTRWKRG encoded by the coding sequence ATGACAATCAAGTTATATAATACGTTAACACGCCAAAAAGAGATTTTTACTCCACTTGAAGAAAACAAAGTAAAAATGTACGTGTGCGGACCAACCGTGTATAACTATATTCATATTGGAAATGCAAGACCTGCCATTGTATTTGATACAGTTCGCCGTTACTTAGAATATAGAGGGTATGACGTTCAATACGTTTCTAACTTTACAGATGTTGATGATAAATTAATCAAAGCAGCAAATGAGCTTGGAGAAGAAGTTCCCACTATTGCTGAGCGTTTTATTAAAGCTTACTTTGAGGATACGGAAGCATTAGGATGCAAAAAAGCGGATGTTCATCCACGTGTAACAGAGAATATGGATACAATTATTGAATTTATTGAAATGCTAATTGATAAAGGGTTTGCTTATGAAGCAGGTGGAGATGTTTACTATAAAACACGTAAGTTTGATGGATATGGCAAACTATCTCATCAATCAATTGATGAACTGCGCTCTGGAGCACGTATTGGAGTTGGCGAGAAGAAAGATGATCCACTAGATTTCACGCTTTGGAAAGAAGCAAAAGACGGAGAAATTAGCTGGGACAGTCCATGGGGGAAAGGGCGTCCGGGTTGGCACATTGAGTGCTCAGCAATGGCGCGTAAATACTTAGGAGACACAATTGATATTCATGCAGGAGGGCAAGATTTATCATTCCCTCATCATGAGAACGAAATCGCTCAATCTGAAGCAGCAACAGGAAAAGAATTTGCAAAGTACTGGCTTCATAATGGGTATATTAATATTGATAACGAGAAGATGTCTAAATCTCTTGGTAACTTTGTTCTTGTGCACGATATCTTAAAAGAAATTGAGCCTTCTTTACTTCGTTTCTTTATGTTAACTGTTCAATATCGCCATCCAATTAATTATAATCAAGAACTTCTAGAGGATACAAAAAGAGGACTTGAAAGAATTCAAACAGCATATGAAAATGTGCAACATCGATTAGAACATTCAACAAACTTAGCGACTCAAGATGAAAAGTGGGAAGATAAAATCGCAGAACTTCACCAATCTTTTGTAACAGAAATGGATGATGATTTTAATACAGCAAACGCTATTTCTGTTCTCTTTGAGCTATCAAAACAGGCAAATCTTTACCTTGCAGAAGAAAATACATCAGTAGCTGTTTTAGAAGCGTTTATCAAAGAGTTTGAAACAATCACTGGTGTATTAGGAGTAGAACTAGCAGGCAAAGACGAAGAGCTTTTAGACGAGGAAATTGAGCAACTTCTTGAGGAACGCATTCAAGCACGTAAGGACCGCAACTTCCAGCGAGCAGATGAGATTCGTGATGAATTAAAGAGTCGAAATATCATTCTTGAAGATACGTCACAAGGCACACGTTGGAAAAGAGGGTAA
- a CDS encoding Mini-ribonuclease 3 has product MLDNQIEVKQLNSLALAYMGDAVFDQYIRHHLLLKGSVRPNMLHRQAKEYVSARAQAKIVHQLLDEGFLTEEEQAVLRRGRNAKSGSIPKHTDVQTYRYSTAFEAVLGYLYLDSQQKRVTEIVEKAIMIIERSEENGE; this is encoded by the coding sequence ATGTTAGACAACCAAATAGAAGTAAAACAATTAAACAGTCTTGCATTAGCTTATATGGGAGATGCAGTATTCGATCAGTATATACGTCATCATCTCCTGTTGAAAGGCAGTGTACGACCAAATATGCTACACAGACAGGCAAAAGAATATGTATCAGCACGGGCACAGGCGAAGATTGTTCATCAGCTACTAGATGAAGGATTCTTAACTGAAGAAGAACAAGCCGTCTTAAGAAGAGGACGAAATGCTAAATCAGGAAGTATTCCAAAGCATACAGATGTACAAACATATCGCTATAGCACAGCATTTGAAGCTGTGCTTGGCTATCTTTATCTTGACAGTCAACAAAAACGCGTAACTGAAATTGTTGAAAAAGCCATTATGATTATTGAAAGGAGTGAAGAAAACGGTGAGTGA
- the rlmB gene encoding 23S rRNA (guanosine(2251)-2'-O)-methyltransferase RlmB has product MSENQEFIAGKNPVLEALKAERDINKIWIAEGSQRGQMQQVINTAKQKKVLVQFVPKKKIDQLVDANHQGVVALVAAYQYAEIDDMFALAEKKNETPFFLLLDELEDPHNLGSIMRTADAVGAHGIIIPKRRSVSLTATVAKASTGAIEHIPVSRVTNLARTIDELKDRGIWFFGTDAKGAEDYRTMDGKMPLCLIIGSEGKGMSRLVKDKCDFLIKLPMVGHVTSLNASVAASLLMYEVHRKRHPLGS; this is encoded by the coding sequence GTGAGTGAGAATCAAGAATTTATTGCCGGTAAAAATCCTGTCTTAGAAGCTTTAAAAGCAGAGCGAGACATTAATAAGATTTGGATTGCAGAAGGTTCACAGCGTGGCCAAATGCAACAAGTTATCAATACAGCTAAACAAAAGAAGGTGCTTGTTCAATTTGTTCCAAAAAAGAAAATTGATCAGCTAGTAGATGCAAACCATCAAGGAGTTGTTGCTCTTGTTGCTGCATATCAGTATGCGGAGATTGATGACATGTTTGCCTTAGCCGAGAAGAAGAACGAAACACCGTTTTTTCTATTATTAGACGAACTTGAAGATCCTCATAATTTAGGATCCATCATGAGAACAGCTGATGCTGTTGGCGCACATGGAATCATTATTCCAAAACGCCGTTCTGTAAGCTTAACAGCAACAGTTGCTAAAGCTTCTACAGGAGCTATTGAACATATCCCCGTTTCACGTGTAACAAATTTAGCTCGTACGATTGATGAATTAAAGGATCGCGGAATTTGGTTTTTCGGAACAGATGCTAAAGGAGCAGAAGATTACCGCACAATGGATGGGAAAATGCCGCTCTGTTTAATTATCGGCAGTGAAGGCAAGGGAATGAGTCGTCTTGTCAAAGATAAATGTGATTTTCTTATCAAACTTCCTATGGTTGGGCATGTAACATCCTTAAATGCTTCAGTTGCAGCAAGTCTGCTTATGTATGAAGTTCATCGCAAACGTCATCCCCTAGGTAGCTAA
- a CDS encoding NYN domain-containing protein, with translation MENILLVDGYNIIGAWPELRSLRDKDLESARDILIEKLAEYRAYTGYQVLVVFDAHMVPGLEKKRDTHKVKVIFTKENETADECIEKLASELNNIKTQIHVATSDFTEQWVIFGQGALRKSARELRNEVIEIEGEIKKNVDIIREKKPISRITLSDQVSEVFEKWRRGEK, from the coding sequence ATGGAGAATATACTTCTTGTTGATGGTTACAACATTATTGGAGCATGGCCAGAGCTAAGAAGCTTACGAGACAAAGACTTAGAAAGTGCAAGAGATATTCTTATCGAGAAGCTAGCGGAGTATCGTGCATATACAGGGTATCAAGTTCTAGTTGTTTTTGATGCACACATGGTACCTGGACTGGAAAAAAAGAGAGATACACATAAAGTGAAAGTGATTTTTACGAAAGAGAATGAGACAGCGGATGAATGTATTGAAAAGTTAGCAAGCGAGCTTAACAATATCAAGACACAGATTCATGTTGCAACATCTGATTTTACGGAACAATGGGTGATATTTGGCCAAGGGGCTCTAAGAAAATCTGCTCGTGAACTTCGCAATGAAGTCATTGAAATTGAAGGGGAAATTAAAAAAAATGTCGATATTATTCGAGAAAAAAAACCAATAAGCCGGATTACCCTTTCAGATCAAGTATCCGAAGTGTTCGAAAAATGGCGAAGAGGGGAAAAGTAG
- the sigH gene encoding RNA polymerase sporulation sigma factor SigH codes for MGLKLSSKESVQLQRQEDELVVELVHSGNSEALDYLIHKYRNFVRAKARSYFLIGADREDIVQEGMIGLYKAIRDFREDKLSSFKAFAELCITRQIITAIKTATRQKHIPLNSYISLDKPIYDEESDRTLMDIISGAKIMNPEELIINQEKFDDIELKMAELLSDLERKVLVLYLDGQSYQEISEELNRHVKSIDNALQRVKRKLERYLELREITL; via the coding sequence GTGGGCTTAAAACTTAGTTCAAAGGAAAGCGTTCAGTTACAACGTCAAGAAGATGAATTGGTTGTAGAGTTGGTTCACAGTGGTAATAGCGAAGCATTAGATTACTTGATTCACAAATACCGAAATTTTGTAAGAGCAAAAGCAAGATCGTATTTTTTAATAGGTGCAGACAGAGAAGATATTGTACAAGAAGGCATGATTGGACTTTACAAAGCCATCCGTGATTTTAGGGAAGATAAGCTATCATCTTTTAAAGCTTTTGCTGAGCTCTGTATTACAAGGCAGATTATTACGGCTATCAAAACAGCAACTCGACAAAAGCATATTCCGCTTAATTCTTATATATCATTGGACAAGCCTATTTATGACGAGGAATCAGACCGTACGCTTATGGATATTATTTCAGGAGCTAAGATTATGAATCCTGAAGAATTGATTATTAACCAAGAGAAGTTCGACGATATTGAACTTAAGATGGCTGAACTTCTAAGTGATTTGGAAAGAAAAGTACTTGTCCTTTATCTTGATGGACAATCTTATCAAGAAATTTCCGAAGAGTTAAATCGTCATGTGAAATCGATCGACAATGCCTTACAGCGCGTCAAACGTAAGTTAGAGAGATATTTAGAATTAAGAGAGATAACATTATAA
- the rpmG gene encoding 50S ribosomal protein L33, translated as MRKKSVLACSACGSRNYSTMKNSSAAGDRLEIKKFCKTCNSHTAHLETK; from the coding sequence ATGCGTAAAAAATCTGTTTTGGCTTGTTCTGCTTGTGGAAGTCGTAACTATTCTACAATGAAAAATAGCAGTGCGGCAGGGGACAGGCTTGAAATTAAGAAGTTTTGCAAAACGTGTAACAGCCATACGGCACATTTAGAAACAAAATAG
- the secE gene encoding preprotein translocase subunit SecE — translation MKRIGSFFKDVVREMKKVSWPTKKELTRYTITVVTTVIVMTAFFAVVDLGISSLIRLIP, via the coding sequence ATGAAACGAATTGGAAGCTTTTTTAAAGATGTAGTACGCGAAATGAAAAAAGTCAGCTGGCCAACAAAAAAAGAATTAACTCGTTATACCATCACAGTTGTGACGACTGTAATTGTCATGACAGCGTTCTTTGCTGTAGTAGATCTAGGAATTTCTTCATTAATCCGATTGATTCCTTGA
- the nusG gene encoding transcription termination/antitermination protein NusG has translation MEKNWYVVHTYSGYENKVKANLEKRVESMGMQDKIFRVIVPEEEETETKNNKTKVTKKKVFPGYVLVEIVMTDDSWYVVRNTPGVTGFVGSTGSGSKPTPLLPEESEVILKRMGMEHEKVDLGFELKEVVMVKEGPFANFEGTIEEIDFDKKKIKVLVNMFGRETPVELDFHQIDKIE, from the coding sequence ATGGAGAAAAACTGGTACGTTGTTCATACCTATTCTGGTTATGAAAACAAAGTGAAAGCCAATTTAGAAAAGCGTGTCGAATCAATGGGCATGCAAGATAAAATCTTCCGTGTAATTGTACCGGAAGAAGAAGAAACAGAAACAAAGAACAACAAGACAAAAGTAACGAAGAAGAAAGTATTCCCAGGTTATGTGTTAGTAGAAATTGTCATGACAGATGATTCTTGGTACGTAGTACGAAATACACCTGGTGTTACTGGTTTCGTTGGATCAACAGGTTCAGGGTCAAAACCAACCCCATTATTACCGGAAGAATCAGAAGTAATTCTGAAAAGAATGGGGATGGAGCACGAGAAAGTAGATCTTGGTTTTGAACTTAAAGAGGTTGTTATGGTGAAAGAAGGGCCATTTGCAAACTTTGAAGGAACAATTGAAGAAATTGACTTTGATAAAAAGAAAATTAAAGTACTTGTTAACATGTTTGGTCGTGAAACACCTGTCGAACTTGATTTCCACCAGATTGATAAGATTGAATAG